The Fulvivirga maritima genome segment TCCGTGAGCGGAAGACCTCACAGCAAGAAAGAGTTTTTTGTTACTTTTTTGATCGATTGTAAAAAAGTAAGAAACCTCTGCGATGGTATATAAGATTAGATAATCCAAGTTGGCTGATATTTAAAACATCTAACTGAAAAATAGATTGATGCATACTTTCTATCTAATAATATATCATCCGTCTTACTTCGGTTGAAACAAATGTTAGGTCTCTTGATGACTTTGCCTGGGTTAATCATTATTGATAGACATGAAGATGTGTCCATTCTGAAATTGCAGTTTCTCAAATAGTCTGCATCCTACCGTCTTGGAGGACGGTTTGTCGTGTTTCCAAAAGTTCTTTGAGTTTTTGCAGGTTATCGGCTACAGCATTTTTAATCTTCCGTTTAAAGAAAAATTCCATCAGCTTCGGATATTTCGTATTTACCTGAAATACATCTTTGATAGCAGTAGAATGATCTACCATTCTGCTCAATATAAAAACTCTATGGAAATGTATAGGGCTGTCGGCTGATTTCACTGATTGTAATACCACCTTTTGGTACGGCACCAGCTCTGATATTTTAAAATACTGCTGGTCGTTCTTGCGCTGTTGAAAATACAAACTCCCCTCCCCCTCTCCTTCTACCTTTGTTACTGAGGTAACGTAGTAATTCCATTTAGGCAAATTTTCACATTCTAAGATAAAGTCATAGACCTCCTCCAGACTTGTGTTTACAACAAGGTTATTGGTAAAAGTAATCATGAGTATTTGGTT includes the following:
- a CDS encoding SRPBCC family protein — protein: MITFTNNLVVNTSLEEVYDFILECENLPKWNYYVTSVTKVEGEGEGSLYFQQRKNDQQYFKISELVPYQKVVLQSVKSADSPIHFHRVFILSRMVDHSTAIKDVFQVNTKYPKLMEFFFKRKIKNAVADNLQKLKELLETRQTVLQDGRMQTI